A portion of the Etheostoma cragini isolate CJK2018 chromosome 13, CSU_Ecrag_1.0, whole genome shotgun sequence genome contains these proteins:
- the LOC117955377 gene encoding early growth response protein 1-like has protein sequence MAATKAELLLSAMQMSDPLVGLLPPLSPLDGYYSSLEELQMLLRNAAAAAEGAELLSGELGEYGDSLKDLDLQSLPPLTPRLPPLAYSGRFTFEPSSSSSSLWAEPLLSLFTGLVSVGAPTPTCSIPPSSSSSSSSSSLSQPSFSSVQISCGSGDVTSVFSTTPTYTSDSSSDLLLPPTDSQPLAFQPQGPPPAYPTSRLGLQPSSLGVPTLPDFVLSQQDGELGLIQDQKPFLSQSLNPLTPLSTIKAFSSQIQTQSQCPAFQAQPIKPNRIRKSPTSRPCKTPPHERPYACPADGCDRRFSRSDELTRHVRVHTGQRPFQCRICMRSFSRSDHLTTHIRTHTGEKPFACTECGRKFARSDERKRHAKIHQRQRERKIDRSSTSSAPITQPHNSSPCSSYSSPAHSSPSPAASIFSPSCFTSSSSLSHVGASSMSPHLYSSSCSSPMGSPQAELPSPHGANIC, from the exons ATGGCAGCGACCAAAGCAGAGTTGCTCCTGTCTGCTATGCAGATGTCCGACCCTCTGGTCGGCCTCCTCCCGCCCCTCTCTCCGCTGGACGGTTACTACTCAAgtctggaggagctgcagatgCTGCTGCGGAACGCCGCGGCTGCAGCGGAGGGAGCCGAGCTGCTGAGCGGGGAGCTCGGGGAGTACGGAG actCTCTGAAGGACCTGGACCTGCAGAGTCTGCCCCCTCTCACCCCCCGCCTCCCACCTCTGGCCTACAGTGGTCGCTTCACCTTCGAGCCCTCCTCCAGCAGTAGCAGCCTGTGGGCAGAGCCTCTCCTCAGTCTGTTCACGGGGTTGGTCAGCGTTGGGGCTCCTACCCCCACCTGCAGCATCCCtccctcttcatcatcatcatcatcatcatcatcgctGTCCCAGCCGAGCTTCAGCTCCGTCCAGATCAGCTGTGGCTCCGGTGATGTCACGTCAGTCTTCTCTACAACGCCGACGTACACTTCCGACTCCAGCTCtgacctcctcctcccccctacTGACTCCCAGCCCCTTGCCTTCCAGCCACAAGGCCCCCCTCCTGCCTACCCTACCTCCAGGCTTGGCCTCCAGCCGTCCTCCCTCGGGGTGCCAACGCTCCCAGACTTCGTCCTGTCGCAGCAGGACGGCGAGCTCGGCCTGATCCAAGACCAGAAGCCGTTCCTGTCGCAGAGCTTGAACCCGCTCACGCCGCTCTCCACCATCAAAGCCTTCTCCTCGCAGATCCAGACACAATCTCAATGCCCAGCCTTCCAGGCCCAGCCCATCAAACCCAACAGGATCAGGAAGTCCCCCACAAGCCGTCCGTGCAAGACGCCGCCACACGAACGCCCGTACGCCTGCCCTGCCGATGGCTGCGACCGCCGCTTCTCCCGCTCCGACGAGCTGACGCGTCACGTGCGTGTGCACACGGGCCAGAGGCCGTTTCAGTGCCGCATCTGCATGCGCAGCTTCAGCCGCAGCGACCACCTGACGACGCACATCCGCACGCACACTGGCGAGAAGCCCTTTGCCTGCACCGAGTGCGGACGCAAGTTCGCCCGCAGCGACGAGCGCAAGAGGCACGCCAAAATCCACCAGAGGCAGCGGGAACGCAAGATTGACAGGAGTTCCACCTCCTCTGCTCCCATCACCCAGCCTCACAACTCCTCCCCCTGCTCCTCCTACTCCTCTCCCGCTCACAGTTCCCCCTCTCCCGCTGCCTCAATTTTCTCCCCCTCCTGCTTCACCTCCTCATCATCACTGTCCCACGTCGGCGCCTCCTCAATGTCCCCGCACCTCTATTCGTCCTCTTGCTCCTCTCCGATGGGAAGTCCTCAGGCGGAGCTCCCCTCCCCGCATGGCGCCAACATCTGCTAA